CTACAAGCCACGCATGGAATTTCAGAGACTTTGTGCAAAGAGAGTGTAACGTACCTCCTTCGTCAGTTCTGTTGACGTGTTGAAATCATAACATTTTGGATATACTGggttgaataaatatattttttaaattaatttcacctgtctggggtttgtttgtttctttcatgtGGCTTCTCGGAAATTTAAAAGTAACTATGTAGTCCGCACTGCATTTCTGCTGCATAGCACTGGCATAAGTAGTGACTGTTGTTATTTTGAGATTATGGCAGGACCGGGAATGTTGTCACTGTTCCTTAAACCAGGTGCCTctcaggttaagaaaaaaaaccaaaaaactttttaaagtgtttttctacttattataaaagtaattttttgttcattaaaaaaatatggaaaggggagcctgggtggctcagtcggtaggcgtccgacttcagctcaggtcatgatctcccggctcgtgagttcgagccccgcatcgggctctgtgctgacggctcagagcctggagcctgctttggattctgtgtctccctctctctctgctcctcctctgctcccactctgtctctctctcaaaaataaatattaaaaaatatttttttttacatatggaaagaggggcaactgggtgggtgtctcagtcggctgagtgtcccgactttggctcaggccatgatggccccatgttgggctctgtgctgacagctcagagcctggagcctgcttcagattctgtgcctccctctctctctgcctctctctctctctttctctctcaaaaataaacattaaattttgttttaatatatggaaagaataaaaatttcccATAATCCCTACCAAGCTCACTACCAAGAAGAGCTTGGAGTAGTTCCTGACAGTCTTTTCTCGGCGCATAGATGAGAACAcctaattcttcttctttttaaagttctacAAAGTCACAGGGCTCCTGGCTGGGTCGATAGgtggtggagcgtgcaactcctgatctcagggttgtgagttcgagccccacattgggcatagagattaggttaaaaaaaaaaaaaggatttatctatctgtttatttaagttcatttattttgagaaagggagagagcacaagcatgggaggggcagagagagagggaaagggagaatcgcAGGCAGGTCTTGCTCTGACTCGGGGCTGGATCTcccaaaccatgtgatcatgacctgagccaaaatccagagtcagccgtgtaatgaactgagccacccagacgcccccaaaatgaaatctttaaCGTAGAATCCTACGAAGCCGTGACCGCATGGAATGCTGTTTAGAGTTCTCCATTTCCCCCTTAAGATTACAATGAAGTGTCCCCCCAAGGCATTAACTAGGCTTCAGAAACGCCATCTGATGGCTGCGTGATCTCAGTGTACCCAGTACCATGACTATGAGGGAGAATCTGGTAAGGTTCCAcctcccaggcccagcccagcactgccccccaccccccgtgacCCCTCAGCCTCAGCCTGAGAGGGGGCGGCCAAGTTCAGGGGTTAAGAGCTGGGACTCTGGGGGCAGGCAGCCTCAGTCCCATCCCTAGTCcgtcctgtgtgaccttgggtcagtcactgcccctctctctgcctcctgctaaGATGGAGATAACTCATAAGCCCCCAAGTGGAACCCTTGAGGCCAGATGTGTTTTGGCATCTGATGTTAGGACAGGCGCTGGGGCGCCTGAGCTGGACGTCCCACTCttgggtctcagctcaggtcgtgatctcacagttcgtgggtttgagccccgcatcgggctctgcactgacagtgtggagcctgcttaggattctgtctctccctctctctctgcccctccctcccccccaaacataaataaacattaaaacaaatctttaaaaaaaaaaaaaaagaaaggtgaggtACTAATGCGCAGCATATATCTGATAGCACCTCCTGGCTCTTCTAAACCCCATCAAGTGTGGGAATATTTCTAGAGTGAAGTGTTTGAATAGTCACATGAGTGGGATCAATAAAAGCTTTAAATAGCCTCCCCCGAGTTCTGATCGGGGCCCTACCACCCAGTGGCATTTGGTGCCAAAGTTATGAACAATCTTCTGGTTTTCACAGCTTGATGGATTTCACAGTTGCAGATACTGAGTAAGTACCCATCTCGTAGGACAGTTTGTCGGATTAAATGAGTTGTTGCCCATAAAGCATTTAGAACGGTGTCCCGTGCCAAAGAAGGGCTCAGTGCATGTTAACTGTTGGTGTAAGTATTTTTAATCcgttttttattgaggtgtaatttacatactggagtgtaatttacatataatgaaatgcCCCGTTTTATCTGAACAGTGCGGGGAGGTCTGACCGTCTTATTCATCCACGTAGCCACCACCCCAATtgggaacatttccatcatccccagAAAGTTCTCTCACGCCCCTTTCCCGcctggcctgcccccccccccccacacacacacacagagggccTCTTAGCACACGAACGACGTGGAACGGACGGGACCCTACCACACGCGCCTTCTTGggcctggcttcttttgctcaacgcGATGCCGGCCCACGAGATTCGTGGTGTGTGTGGATAATCGTGTTCCACCGTGCAGACGGACGGACACACAGCGTGTGCCTCTCCAGGGCTGACAGACATCGGGGTCGTTTCCGGTCAGGCGGTCATGAACGCAGATGCCGTGAGCGCCCATCACAGAACCTTGGATGGGCAgctgctctcctctctcctggggaaaaaaagactcgGGAGTGGAAGGGCCGGGtggtgtgttggggtggggggggagggttgttTAGCCTTAACCGAAACAATCCAGTCGTTTCCCGAGGGTGGTCTTCCCGTCTGATACTCCCACCAGCAAGGGGCGGGGCCCGCTCTGCGCCCTCTCAGCCCGCATTCTCGCATTCTCGGTGACTCCCATGACCAGCATCAGCGTCGCTGATccgtgtctcccctcccccaccgcagGTGATCCGGACCGACACGTTCAAGCACCTGCGGCACCTGGAGATCCTGCAGCTGAGCAAGAACCTGGTGCGCAAGATCGAGGTGGGCGCCTTCAACGGGCTGCCCAGCCTCAACACGCTGGAGCTGTTCGACAACCGGCTCACGACGGTGCCCACGCAGGCCTTCGAGTACCTGTCCAAGCTGCGGGAGCTCTGGCTGCGCAACAACCCCATCGAGAGCATCCCCTCGTACGCCTTCAACCGCGTGCCCTCCCTGCGGCGCCTCGACCTGGGCGAGCTCAAGCGGCTGGAGTACATCTCGGAGGCGGCCTTCGAGGGCCTGGTCAACCTGCGCTACCTCAACCTGGGCATGTGCAATCTCAAGGACATCCCCAACCTGACGGCCCTGGTGCGCCTGGAGGAGCTCGAGCTGTCCGGCAACCGGCTGGACCTGATCCGCCCGGGCTCCTTCCAGGGCCTCACCAGCCTGCGCAAGCTGTGGCTCATGCACGCCCAGGTGGCCACCATCGAGCGCAACGCCTTCGACGACCTCAAGTCGCTGGAGGAGCTCAACCTGTCCCACAACAACCTGATGTCGCTGCCCCACGACCTCTTCACGCCCCTGCACCGCCTGGAGCGCGTCCACCTCAACCATAACCCGTGGCACTGCAACTGCGACGTGCTGTGGCTGAGCTGGTGGCTCAAGGAGACGGTGCCCAGCAACACGACGTGCTGCGCCCGCTGCCACGCGCCCGCCGGCCTCAAGGGCCGCTACATCGGCGAGCTGGACCAGTCGCACTTCACCTGCTACGCGCCCGTCATCGTGGAGCCGCCCACGGACCTCAACGTCACCGAGGGCATGGCCGCCGAGCTCAAGTGTCGCACGGGCACCTCCATGACGTCCGTCAACTGGCTGACGCCCAACGGCACCCTCATGACGCACGGCTCGTACCGCGTGCGCATCTCCGTCCTGCACGACGGCACGCTCAACTTCACCAACGTCACCGTGCAGGACACGGGCCAGTACACGTGCATGGTGACGAACTCGGCCGGCAACACCACGGCCTCGGCCACGCTCAACGTCTCGGCCGTCGACCCCGTGGCGGCCGGCGgtgccggcggcggcggcggcggcggcggcggcggcggcgggggcggcccgggaggcggcggcggagggggcgggggcggctaCACCTACTTCACCACCGTGACCGTGGAGACCCTGGAGACGCAGCCCGGAGAGGAGACCCTGCAGCCGCGGGGGACGGAGAAGGAGCCGCCGGGGCCCACGACGGACGGCGTCTGGGGCGGGGGCCGGCCCGGGGACGCCGCCGGCCCGGCCTCGTCGTCCACCACGGCGCCCGCCCCGCGCTCCTCGCGGCCCACGGAGAAGGCGTTCACCGTGCCCATCACGGACGTGACGGAGAACGCCCTCAAGGACCTGGACGACGTCATGAAGACCACCAAGATCATCATCGGCTGCTTCGTGGCCATCACGTTCATGGCCGCCGTGATGCTCGTGGCCTTCTACAAGCTGCGGAAGCAGCACCAGCTCCACAAGCACCACGGGCCCACGCGCACCGTGGAGATCATCAACGTGGAGGACGAGCTGCCCGCGGCCTCGGCCGTGTCcgtggccgccgccgccgccgtggccgggggcgggggcgtcGGCGGGGACAGCCACCTGGCCCTGCCCGCCCTGGAGCGCGACCACCTGAACCACCACCACTACGTGGCGGCCGCCTTCAAGGCGCACTACAGCGGCAACCCCAGCGGCGGGGGCTGCGGGGGCAAGGGCCCCCCGGGGCTCAACTCCATCCACGAACCTCTCCTCTTCAAGAGCGGCTCCAAGGAGAATGTGCAAGAGACGCAGATCTGAAGCCGCCGGGCgggggccccgggccccgggccggACTGGGACCCTCCCcgcggccccgccgccgccgccgccgccgccgccgccgccgccgctctcGGACCGCGCAGGGGAGGCCGGGGAAGCAGGGCTCGAAGCCCCGCCCGCGTGCGGACCCCAGGGCGGCCCCCCTCCGGCGAGGACAGGGTGGGGCGCCGGCAACCGAGCCGCCTCCGCGATTCTGGCCtcaccgccccgcccccctcccagccccggcGAAGGGAGGGGATGCAGGATTCGGGAGAAGTGGCCGGAACCCTCCGCTTTTCCGCCTCGCTCTCTCTAGCgacccctccccgccctccgccTTCCAGGGGAGAGAGGAGCTTTCCGGGGAGGGGGGGCGTCCTTTCCCCTCATCCCCGACAACCCTCCTTTTACGGTTCATTTTTTGCAGTTTGAcgcctgtccccctccccccccccccccccccccccccccccccccgccctcaccTGCCCCACAGACTCTTTTGATACTGAAGGGAGGTTTGCGTCAATGACTACCTGCTctgtaattactttaaaaaaaaaacacggaaaaagtaaaaaaaaaaaaaattttttttttggtcatgaaagcatagaggacagaaaacagagtgaatgcggggggggggagggggcggtgcaaGGAGAGGACGGAAACGTCAGGTGTCAGGGGCCCCTCCCGAGGGTCGGCAGGGTCAGCACCTCTGGGTGGTcttaggccccccccccccccctttgagAGCCCCAGAGAGGGGCTCAGTCACCCCGCACACCTGGCCCTTGTGTTTAGCCTCCCCACGGCTCACGtgagcctccccccgccccccacctcatGCTCCCTGGTTCCACAGGCTGGGAGGCTCCTCGTTCTGATCCAGGAGCCCAGGATCGAGGTCGTGGGCAGGGCCGTGCTTCCCCTCGGGGCCTCTAGGGGAAGatccttcttgcctcttccagctccgcGGCACCCCACGTCCCCCACGTCTCCACATGGCCTTCCTTCCGCGcacactccgtctctctgtgCGGATTTCCCCTGTTTTATAGGGGGACACTGGTCCTACAGGATCAGGGCCCAGCACGACCTCGTCTTCGCGGCATCATCCGcagagaccctgtttccaaataaggccacgtGCACAGGTCCTGGGGGTCAGGACTTCAACAGATCCTTTTTAGAGGACGCGACTCGACCGGCCACAGAGCCAAACCCAGAGCGTCGGTCCCCTCTGCCGACCCACAAGGCACTGGGGGGAGAAAGCGAGTCAggctgaaggagggaaggagtgatGTGCTCCCGCTGTAGCTGGGCCTGCGGGGCCGAAGCCTCGCCTCTGTCCTGCTTACGCCGAGGCAGGAGGGGGGACGGGTCGGCCCGGGAGCGGGAGGGGGCCGCGCTGTAACTCAGAAGGGCGGGGGCTCACCCAGAGCCCTGGGAGGGacaggagccagccaggtgggTGCCAGCTGGGTCCACCGGGACAGTGGGCAGATGCCGTTTAGTGCTGTCTAGCCAGGCCCAGGCCACTGGAAGCAGAGGGTCCACGGTGTCCCATCTCTCCCCCACCTGGGGCTCCAAAAGCAAATTCCTCCCTTAGGGACCTGACAGCCGCCTGCCTCTGGGGTCTCCGGCCCTGTCTGTCTGCATCTGTCTGCCCCTGCCTGTCGACCCGGGACTCTGAGCCCGGCTCCCCTGTCGCTCCTTTCATGCTCTAGCTCTCGTCCTTGTTCAGTGCGATCCTGGTTGCCATGGCAACACTGCGGCGGGTACCAGGTggcggctg
The Panthera uncia isolate 11264 chromosome E2 unlocalized genomic scaffold, Puncia_PCG_1.0 HiC_scaffold_19, whole genome shotgun sequence genome window above contains:
- the LRRC4B gene encoding leucine-rich repeat-containing protein 4B — its product is MACARSSPCPPLPPGRMSWPHGALLFLWLFSPPLGAGGGGVAMTLAAGGGSPPATSCPAACSCSNQASRVICTRRELAEVPASIPVNTRYLNLQENGIQVIRTDTFKHLRHLEILQLSKNLVRKIEVGAFNGLPSLNTLELFDNRLTTVPTQAFEYLSKLRELWLRNNPIESIPSYAFNRVPSLRRLDLGELKRLEYISEAAFEGLVNLRYLNLGMCNLKDIPNLTALVRLEELELSGNRLDLIRPGSFQGLTSLRKLWLMHAQVATIERNAFDDLKSLEELNLSHNNLMSLPHDLFTPLHRLERVHLNHNPWHCNCDVLWLSWWLKETVPSNTTCCARCHAPAGLKGRYIGELDQSHFTCYAPVIVEPPTDLNVTEGMAAELKCRTGTSMTSVNWLTPNGTLMTHGSYRVRISVLHDGTLNFTNVTVQDTGQYTCMVTNSAGNTTASATLNVSAVDPVAAGGAGGGGGGGGGGGGGGPGGGGGGGGGGYTYFTTVTVETLETQPGEETLQPRGTEKEPPGPTTDGVWGGGRPGDAAGPASSSTTAPAPRSSRPTEKAFTVPITDVTENALKDLDDVMKTTKIIIGCFVAITFMAAVMLVAFYKLRKQHQLHKHHGPTRTVEIINVEDELPAASAVSVAAAAAVAGGGGVGGDSHLALPALERDHLNHHHYVAAAFKAHYSGNPSGGGCGGKGPPGLNSIHEPLLFKSGSKENVQETQI